From the genome of Miscanthus floridulus cultivar M001 chromosome 10, ASM1932011v1, whole genome shotgun sequence, one region includes:
- the LOC136486605 gene encoding (-)-germacrene D synthase-like: protein MGDQDPKRPSIRTLEESKWTEYFMQLSPLPCSSQPDHRIMDRRDELVWKVRCMIQGFIRNTEDLLLGMKTVDALQRLGLGYHFEEDISKFMHILSRTPVGADDLSTLALQFRLLRQHHYDVASEIFNNFMDENGDFKDALRSNVDGLLSLYEAAHLGKSDEDLLRKATIFTKDCLSSLVNGGQLPKPVLQEVLHALDLPTQRRIKRLEAKLYISIYEDGDESNQDIVELAKLNFHILQQMHRDEVRTISLWWYKDLNPSSLGPYMRKRPVECYYWALGIFYEPQYAKARMVLAKLLTLLTMFDDIFDSYGTMEEVHLFNQAVQSWNEEAAKQIGDCYWYLIFHISKTLEEFVSKDGASPVAIDCFKETLKEGSKAMVQELVWREEGQVPTVHEYLKQAAAVSILYWPIAVISFAGMFPSDDEIFTWARSYPKIIESSTTLCRLMDDVAGHENEKEERSKCVTAVECYVREHGVTVQEAKQAMICLVEEHWRCINQELFKRDQAVPVALLDPMLDLVRVMEEVYKGVDMYTKCSGVADPIHKLLNECVEH, encoded by the exons ATGGGAGACCAGGACCCTAAACGGCCATCAATAAGGACACTGGAGGAAAGTAAATGGACTGAATACTTCATGCAGCTTAGCCCTTTACCTTGCTCTAGCCAG CCCGACCATAGGATTATGGATAGGCGGGATGAACTTGTGTGGAAGGTTCGATGCATGATCCAAGGGTTTATAAGGAACACAGAAGATTTGCTTCTAGGAATGAAGACTGTTGATGCCTTGCAACGCCTTGGCCTTGGCTACCATTTTGAGGAGGACATTTCCAAATTCATGCATAttcttagtagaactccagtggGGGCAGATGACTTGTCTACACTCGCCCTCCAATTCCGTCTATTGAGACAGCATCACTACGACGTTGCTTCTG AAATTTTCAACAACTTCATGGATGAGAATGGCGACTTCAAAGACGCTCTGCGATCTAATGTTGATGGTTTGCTCAGTCTGTACGAGGCAGCTCACCTTGGTAAAAGTGATGAGGATTTGCTCAGGAAGGCAACAATCTTTACCAAGGACTGCCTATCATCCCTAGTAAACGGTGGCCAACTGCCCAAGCCCGTCCTCCAGGAAGTGTTGCATGCACTAGATTTACCAACTCAGCGGAGAATAAAGAGGCTTGAGGCCAAGCTCTACATCTCCATCTACGAGGATGGTGATGAAAGTAATCAGGATATAGTTGAGCTTGCTAAGCTTAACTTTCACATCTTGCAGCAAATGCACCGTGATGAAGTCAGGACCATCTCACT GTGGTGGTACAAGGACCTAAATCCTAGTAGCCTTGGTCCGTATATGCGAAAACGCCCAGTTGAGTGCTACTATTGGGCTTTGGGTATTTTCTATGAACCCCAGTATGCTAAGGCACGGATGGTGTTAGCAAAACTGTTGACATTATTGACGATGTTTGATGACATATTCGATTCATATGGAACCATGGAAGAGGTTCATCTGTTTAACCAAGCAGTCCAAAG TTGGAACGAAGAAGCTGCTAAACAGATTGGGGACTGCTACTGGTATTTAATTTTCCATATTTCCAAGACTCTCGAAGAATTTGTGTCAAAGGATGGTGCTTCACCCGTGGCAATTGACTGTTTCAAGGAAACT TTGAAGGAGGGAAGCAAGGCTATGGTACAAGAGTTGGTATGGCGAGAAGAGGGACAAGTGCCAACAGTGCATGAATATCTGAAGCAGGCTGCTGCAGTGAGCATATTGTACTGGCCAATAGCCGTCATATCCTTCGCTGGAATGTTCCCAAGCGATGATGAAATTTTCACATGGGCTCGCTCGTATCCTAAAATTATAGAAAGTTCAACAACCTTGTGCCGCTTGATGGACGATGTTGCCGGACACGAG AatgagaaagaagaaagaagcaaGTGTGTTACTGCAGTCGAGTGCTATGTAAGGGAGCATGGTGTCACTGTTCAAGAAGCAAAACAAGCAATGATCTGCCTTGTAGAGGAGCACTGGAGGTGCATCAATCAGGAATTATTCAAAAGGGATCAAGCAGTACCAGTTGCACTGCTAGATCCGATGTTAGACCTTGTGCGTGTGATGGAGGAGGTGTACAAAGGAGTTGACATGTACACCAAGTGCTCTGGAGTGGCAGACCCAATACATAAGCTCCTCAACGAGTGTGTCGAACATTGA
- the LOC136486604 gene encoding anthocyanidin 5,3-O-glucosyltransferase-like isoform X3: protein MTEKTVVLYPSLGVGHLNPMAQLAKAILRHGGVAVTIVVVDPPEKHAVLAAALARLATVNPSITVHLLPIPSCASKQHSHPIVPILDALRTANPALRAFLASRVPAVDALVVDMFCTDALDVAAELTIPAYFFYPSAAGDLAVYLQIPDLCGAGPSSLKDMGKAALNFAGVPAVRALDMPDTMQDWESDVGSIRLRQLARMPEAAGILVNSFEWLESRALKALRDGHCLPGRSTPKIYCVGPLVDGGDAEGNGERHTCLEWMDGQPRQSVVFLCFGSLGAFSAAQLKETARGLERSGHRFLWAVRSRSSREEQNSREPDLQALLPDGFLERTRGRGLVLKNWAPQTQVLRHEAVGAFVTHCGWNSVLEAVMSGVPMICWPLYAEQRLNKVHVVEEMKVGVVMEGYDEKLVTADEVEAKVRLVMESEEGKKLRERTAMAKEMAADAIKDGGSSHVELGGWNNAI, encoded by the exons ATGACGGAGAAGACGGTGGTGTTGTACCCCTCCCTGGGCGTGGGCCATCTGAACCCCATGGCGCAgctggccaaggccatcctccgaCACGGCGGCGTCGCCgtcaccatcgtcgtcgtcgaccCGCCCGAGAAGCACGCCGTGCTGGCTGCTGCGCTGGCCCGACTGGCCACGGTCAATCCCTCCATCACGGTGCACCTCCTCCCCATCCCGTCCTGCGCCAGTAAGCAGCATTCCCACCCCATCGTACCCATTCTGGACGCGCTCCGCACCGCGAACCCCGCGCTCCGGGCGTTCCTCGCGTCGCGAGTCCCTGCCGTCGACGCCCTCGTGGTCGACATGTTCTGCACCGACGCGCTCGACGTCGCCGCGGAGCTCACGATCCCCGCGTACTTCTTCTACCCGTCCGCGGCCGGCGACCTCGCGGTCTACCTCCAGATTCCAGATCTCTGCGGCGCCGGGCCGTCCTCGCTCAAGGACATGGGCAAGGCGGCGCTGAATTTCGCCGGCGTGCCGGCAGTCCGCGCCCTCGACATGCCTGACACGATGCAGGACTGGGAGAGCGACGTGGGCAGCATACGGCTGCGGCAGCTCGCCCGGATGCCGGAAGCTGCAGGCATTCTGGTGAACAGCTTCGAGTGGCTGGAGTCGAGGGCACTGAAAGCGCTGCGTGACGGCCACTGCCTGCCCGGCCGCTCGACGCCGAAGATCTACTGCGTGGGGCCCCTGGTCGACGGTGGCGACGCCGAGGGCAACGGCGAGAGGCACACGTGCCTCGAGTGGATGGACGGGCAGCCCAGGCAGAGCGTGGTGTTCCTCTGCTTCGGAAGCCTGGGCGCCTTCTCGGCGGCGCAGCTGAAGGAGACGGCGCGCGGGCTGGAGCGTTCCGGGCACAGGTTCCTGTGGGCCGTGCGAAGCCGAAGCTCACGCGAGGAGCAGAACTCTCGCGAGCCTGATCTGCAGGCGTTGCTTCCGGATGGGTTCTTGGAGAGAACCCGAGGCAGAGGATTGGTTCTGAAGAACTGGGCGCCACAGACGCAGGTGCTGCGGCACGAGGCCGTGGGTGCCTTTGTAACTCACTGCGGGTGGAACTCGGTGCTGGAGGCAGTCATGTCCGGCGTGCCGATGATCTGCTGGCCGCTGTACGCGGAGCAGAGGCTGAATAAGGTGCACGTGGTGGAGGAGATGAAGGTTGGGGTGGTGATGGAAGGCTATGACGAGAAGTTGGTGACTGCTGACGAGGTGGAGGCTAAGGTACGGCTGGTGATGGAGTCGGAGGAAGGGAAGAAGCTCAGAGAGAGGACGGCGATGGCGAAGGAAATGGCTGCCGATGCCATCAAAGATGGCGGGTCGTCTCACGTCGAACTTG gtggatggaataatgcaatttag
- the LOC136486604 gene encoding anthocyanidin 5,3-O-glucosyltransferase-like isoform X1 gives MTEKTVVLYPSLGVGHLNPMAQLAKAILRHGGVAVTIVVVDPPEKHAVLAAALARLATVNPSITVHLLPIPSCASKQHSHPIVPILDALRTANPALRAFLASRVPAVDALVVDMFCTDALDVAAELTIPAYFFYPSAAGDLAVYLQIPDLCGAGPSSLKDMGKAALNFAGVPAVRALDMPDTMQDWESDVGSIRLRQLARMPEAAGILVNSFEWLESRALKALRDGHCLPGRSTPKIYCVGPLVDGGDAEGNGERHTCLEWMDGQPRQSVVFLCFGSLGAFSAAQLKETARGLERSGHRFLWAVRSRSSREEQNSREPDLQALLPDGFLERTRGRGLVLKNWAPQTQVLRHEAVGAFVTHCGWNSVLEAVMSGVPMICWPLYAEQRLNKVHVVEEMKVGVVMEGYDEKLVTADEVEAKVRLVMESEEGKKLRERTAMAKEMAADAIKDGGSSHVELGCGKNLRRFRASYDVGCLKPRHLHMWSPAAVGGEEAEGEVGGRREGEEEKEEGEEKEKKRRRRKGKRRRRRVKGEKKGKKERRRRKRRREDEKRRREKGRGGEENSDAARPRQRRK, from the exons ATGACGGAGAAGACGGTGGTGTTGTACCCCTCCCTGGGCGTGGGCCATCTGAACCCCATGGCGCAgctggccaaggccatcctccgaCACGGCGGCGTCGCCgtcaccatcgtcgtcgtcgaccCGCCCGAGAAGCACGCCGTGCTGGCTGCTGCGCTGGCCCGACTGGCCACGGTCAATCCCTCCATCACGGTGCACCTCCTCCCCATCCCGTCCTGCGCCAGTAAGCAGCATTCCCACCCCATCGTACCCATTCTGGACGCGCTCCGCACCGCGAACCCCGCGCTCCGGGCGTTCCTCGCGTCGCGAGTCCCTGCCGTCGACGCCCTCGTGGTCGACATGTTCTGCACCGACGCGCTCGACGTCGCCGCGGAGCTCACGATCCCCGCGTACTTCTTCTACCCGTCCGCGGCCGGCGACCTCGCGGTCTACCTCCAGATTCCAGATCTCTGCGGCGCCGGGCCGTCCTCGCTCAAGGACATGGGCAAGGCGGCGCTGAATTTCGCCGGCGTGCCGGCAGTCCGCGCCCTCGACATGCCTGACACGATGCAGGACTGGGAGAGCGACGTGGGCAGCATACGGCTGCGGCAGCTCGCCCGGATGCCGGAAGCTGCAGGCATTCTGGTGAACAGCTTCGAGTGGCTGGAGTCGAGGGCACTGAAAGCGCTGCGTGACGGCCACTGCCTGCCCGGCCGCTCGACGCCGAAGATCTACTGCGTGGGGCCCCTGGTCGACGGTGGCGACGCCGAGGGCAACGGCGAGAGGCACACGTGCCTCGAGTGGATGGACGGGCAGCCCAGGCAGAGCGTGGTGTTCCTCTGCTTCGGAAGCCTGGGCGCCTTCTCGGCGGCGCAGCTGAAGGAGACGGCGCGCGGGCTGGAGCGTTCCGGGCACAGGTTCCTGTGGGCCGTGCGAAGCCGAAGCTCACGCGAGGAGCAGAACTCTCGCGAGCCTGATCTGCAGGCGTTGCTTCCGGATGGGTTCTTGGAGAGAACCCGAGGCAGAGGATTGGTTCTGAAGAACTGGGCGCCACAGACGCAGGTGCTGCGGCACGAGGCCGTGGGTGCCTTTGTAACTCACTGCGGGTGGAACTCGGTGCTGGAGGCAGTCATGTCCGGCGTGCCGATGATCTGCTGGCCGCTGTACGCGGAGCAGAGGCTGAATAAGGTGCACGTGGTGGAGGAGATGAAGGTTGGGGTGGTGATGGAAGGCTATGACGAGAAGTTGGTGACTGCTGACGAGGTGGAGGCTAAGGTACGGCTGGTGATGGAGTCGGAGGAAGGGAAGAAGCTCAGAGAGAGGACGGCGATGGCGAAGGAAATGGCTGCCGATGCCATCAAAGATGGCGGGTCGTCTCACGTCGAACTTG gctgtggtaaaaatttgagaaggtttcgagcaagttatgACGTTGGAtgtctaaaacccagacatctccatatGTGGTCgccggctgctgttggaggggaggaggcagagggtgaagtaggaggaagaagagaaggagaagaggagaaagaggaaggggaagagaaggagaagaagaggagaaggaggaaggggaagagaaggagaagaagagtaaaaggagagaagaaggggaagaaggagaggaggaggagaaagagaagaagggaagacgagaagcggagaagagagaagggaagagggggagaggagaaTTCTGACGCCGCTCGACCTCGCCagagaagaaagtga
- the LOC136486604 gene encoding anthocyanidin 5,3-O-glucosyltransferase-like isoform X2, with protein sequence MTEKTVVLYPSLGVGHLNPMAQLAKAILRHGGVAVTIVVVDPPEKHAVLAAALARLATVNPSITVHLLPIPSCASKQHSHPIVPILDALRTANPALRAFLASRVPAVDALVVDMFCTDALDVAAELTIPAYFFYPSAAGDLAVYLQIPDLCGAGPSSLKDMGKAALNFAGVPAVRALDMPDTMQDWESDVGSIRLRQLARMPEAAGILVNSFEWLESRALKALRDGHCLPGRSTPKIYCVGPLVDGGDAEGNGERHTCLEWMDGQPRQSVVFLCFGSLGAFSAAQLKETARGLERSGHRFLWAVRSRSSREEQNSREPDLQALLPDGFLERTRGRGLVLKNWAPQTQVLRHEAVGAFVTHCGWNSVLEAVMSGVPMICWPLYAEQRLNKVHVVEEMKVGVVMEGYDEKLVTADEVEAKVRLVMESEEGKKLRERTAMAKEMAADAIKDGGSSHVELGSNSVFRKHVLCILL encoded by the exons ATGACGGAGAAGACGGTGGTGTTGTACCCCTCCCTGGGCGTGGGCCATCTGAACCCCATGGCGCAgctggccaaggccatcctccgaCACGGCGGCGTCGCCgtcaccatcgtcgtcgtcgaccCGCCCGAGAAGCACGCCGTGCTGGCTGCTGCGCTGGCCCGACTGGCCACGGTCAATCCCTCCATCACGGTGCACCTCCTCCCCATCCCGTCCTGCGCCAGTAAGCAGCATTCCCACCCCATCGTACCCATTCTGGACGCGCTCCGCACCGCGAACCCCGCGCTCCGGGCGTTCCTCGCGTCGCGAGTCCCTGCCGTCGACGCCCTCGTGGTCGACATGTTCTGCACCGACGCGCTCGACGTCGCCGCGGAGCTCACGATCCCCGCGTACTTCTTCTACCCGTCCGCGGCCGGCGACCTCGCGGTCTACCTCCAGATTCCAGATCTCTGCGGCGCCGGGCCGTCCTCGCTCAAGGACATGGGCAAGGCGGCGCTGAATTTCGCCGGCGTGCCGGCAGTCCGCGCCCTCGACATGCCTGACACGATGCAGGACTGGGAGAGCGACGTGGGCAGCATACGGCTGCGGCAGCTCGCCCGGATGCCGGAAGCTGCAGGCATTCTGGTGAACAGCTTCGAGTGGCTGGAGTCGAGGGCACTGAAAGCGCTGCGTGACGGCCACTGCCTGCCCGGCCGCTCGACGCCGAAGATCTACTGCGTGGGGCCCCTGGTCGACGGTGGCGACGCCGAGGGCAACGGCGAGAGGCACACGTGCCTCGAGTGGATGGACGGGCAGCCCAGGCAGAGCGTGGTGTTCCTCTGCTTCGGAAGCCTGGGCGCCTTCTCGGCGGCGCAGCTGAAGGAGACGGCGCGCGGGCTGGAGCGTTCCGGGCACAGGTTCCTGTGGGCCGTGCGAAGCCGAAGCTCACGCGAGGAGCAGAACTCTCGCGAGCCTGATCTGCAGGCGTTGCTTCCGGATGGGTTCTTGGAGAGAACCCGAGGCAGAGGATTGGTTCTGAAGAACTGGGCGCCACAGACGCAGGTGCTGCGGCACGAGGCCGTGGGTGCCTTTGTAACTCACTGCGGGTGGAACTCGGTGCTGGAGGCAGTCATGTCCGGCGTGCCGATGATCTGCTGGCCGCTGTACGCGGAGCAGAGGCTGAATAAGGTGCACGTGGTGGAGGAGATGAAGGTTGGGGTGGTGATGGAAGGCTATGACGAGAAGTTGGTGACTGCTGACGAGGTGGAGGCTAAGGTACGGCTGGTGATGGAGTCGGAGGAAGGGAAGAAGCTCAGAGAGAGGACGGCGATGGCGAAGGAAATGGCTGCCGATGCCATCAAAGATGGCGGGTCGTCTCACGTCGAACTTG GTTCAAATTCTGTGTTCAGAAAACATGTACTCTGCATTCTTCTTTAA